One window of Myripristis murdjan chromosome 8, fMyrMur1.1, whole genome shotgun sequence genomic DNA carries:
- the ush1ga gene encoding Usher syndrome type-1G protein homolog isoform X2, with amino-acid sequence MNDRYHKAARDGYLDLLREATRKDLNAPDEDGMTPTLWAAYHGNLEALRLIVGRGGNPDKCDIWGNTPLHLAAANGHHNCLSFLVSFGANIWCLDNDYHTPLDMAATKTHMDCVRYLDSIAAKQTALNPKLVSKLKDRAFREAERRIKQCVKMQKKHHKRMERKFHREASEASVSDVMSFSSYTSSSVSRKLHNFNPATVSVPYSQATLHATNRGKTKIQKKLERRKQGDGTFKIYEDGRKSVRSLSGLQLGNDVMFVKQGTYVNPRDRGRRNIRDMFPGNNDDAISRAMSEPDLHGPDVDYSEISTDSGHDSLFNRPGLGTMVFRRNYVSGGMFGLGGRDDASVGDMNRSGNAVRLRSRLEHAPSLYEDSIGSAHSLQERNVEELPWDEVELGLDDDDEPETSPLEVFLATQSMTEFISIFKREKIDLDALLLCSDHDLKSIHIPLGPRKKILDACKRRLETIEDPDCIEDTEL; translated from the exons ATGAATGACAGGTACCACAAGGCGGCCCGGGATGGCTACCTGGACCTGCTGAGGGAGGCAACTCGGAAGGATCTCAACGCACCGGACGAAGATGGGATGACACCGACGTTATGGGCCGCTTACCACGGCAACCTGGAGGCTCTGCGGCTGATCGTCGGAAGGGG AGGAAACCCTGACAAGTGTGACATATGGGGGAACACACCACTTCATCTGGCAGCTGCCAATGGCCACCACAACTGCCTCTCCTTCCTGGTCTCTTTTGGTGCCAACATATGGTGCCTGGACAACGACTACCACACGCCATTGGACATGGCCGCCACAAAGACCCACATGGATTGTGTCCGGTACCTGGACTCCATTGCTGCCAAGCAGACAGCCCTGAACCCCAAACTGGTCAGCAAGCTGAAGGACCGGGCATTTCGTGAAGCTGAGCGGCGGATCAAACAGTGTGTGAAGATGCAGAAGAAGCACCACAAGCGCATGGAGCGAAAGTTTCACAGAGAGGCATCAGAGGCTTCTGTATCAGATGTCATGAGCTTTTCCAGTTACACCAGCAGCTCTGTGAGCCGCAAGCTCCACAACTTCAATCCAGCCACTGTCAGTGTGCCATATTCTCAG GCTACTCTTCATGCCACAAACCGGGGGAAGACAAAGATCCAGAAGAAGttagagaggaggaaacaagggGATGGGACCTTCAAAATCTATGAGGATGGAAGGAAGAGTGTGCGTTCCCTCTCTGGGCTTCAGCTGGGCAATGATGTCATGTTTGTCAAACAGGGAACCTATGTCAACCCAAGGGACCGTGGCCGTCGCAACATTCGTGACATGTTCCCTGGAAACAATGACGATGCCATCTCACGTGCCATGAGTGAGCCGGACTTACATGGGCCCGATGTGGACTATTCTGAGATCAGCACTGACTCAGGACACGACTCTCTGTTCAACCGGCCTGGTCTGGGCACCATGGTTTTTAGGAGAAACTATGTGAGTGGAGGGATGTTTGGCCTTGGTGGACGGGATGATGCCAGCGTGGGGGACATGAACCGGTCAGGCAACGCTGTACGTTTACGCAGCAGGCTGGAGCATGCTCCCAGTCTGTATGAAGACAGCATTGGCAGTGCACATAGCTTGCAGGAGAGGAATGTGGAGGAGTTGCCTTGGGATGAGGTGGAGCTTGggctggatgatgatgatgagcctgAGACAAGCCCCCTGGAGGTCTTCTTGGCCACCCAGAGCATGACTGAGTTCATCTCCATCTTCAAAAGAGAGAAGATCGACCTTGATGCACTATTGCTATGCTCTGACCATGACCTCAAGAGCATCCACATCCCCTTAGGACCAAGGAAGAAGATCTTAGATGCCTGCAAGAGACGCCTGGAGACCATTGAGGATCCAGACTGCATTGAAGACACAGAATT ATAA
- the LOC115363383 gene encoding proton channel OTOP2-like — MDMKTITRQMFRTCNKLFFRKTPNEERDVVEAHPSNLETAAQMENIQRLPSIVRPPSMDGVRERNHHGGGWLLSGIICVNILILGCALVSGSAFNSVAITAVHRQIFLIILLLLTIIWMLFYNIFTFQEDQDCLYKDAHAGPVWLRVGLVLFGLLSLLMDIFKIANYVGYLHCDSAVKVAFPVVQAVFLFVQTYFLWTHAKDCVQLHKNFTRCGLTLTLSTNLVVWMAAVAEESVHQTEIPENVNFTRSLYRASFGDDKCKCSHSACDTFKEAFFYLYPFNIEYSLFASAMAYVMWKNVGRVVEDHGHHNIKFRPKDVCLGPVAGILLVVAGLATFIVYEIDVLQEDQKKINKALLIHFVMNVVIVSMMSVSTVVGCVVYRLDQREHVSEKNPTRSLDVGLLVGASVGQFIISYFSIVATVATGARGYLNGLNLAWGVLTVIQLGLQNYFIIEGLHREPFHVMQEAALHTNAHTFQSHIELISMGSNKPGNFMASTHGLSWKRRLLKEVCAFLLLANIILWIMPAFGARPQFDHSIETQFYNFTMWAAIVNIGLPFGIFYRMHSVASLFEVYLIS, encoded by the exons ATGGACATGAAAACTATAACTCGACAGATGTTCCGGACCTGCAACAAACTCTTCTTTAG gaAAACCCCTAATGAGGAGAGAGATGTTGTTGAGGCCCATCCATCAAACCTtgaaacagcagctcagatggAAAACATCCAGCGTTTGCCCAGTATTGTGCGCCCTCCCAGCATGGacggagtgagggagaggaacCACCATGGTGGCGGCTGGCTCCTTTCTGGCATCATCTGTGTCAACATCCTGATCCTGGGTTGTGCTCTAGTCAGTGGCAGCGCCTTTAACAGCGTGGCCATTACTGCTGTACACAGACAAATCTTCCTCATCATTCTCCTTCTCCTGACCATCATCTGGATGCTGTTTTACAACATCTTCACCTTCCAAGAGGATCAAGACTGTCTGTACAAAGATGCCCATGCTGGACCCGTGTGGCTCAGAG TTGGACTTGTGCTGTTTGGCCTCCTTAGTCTGCTCATGGATATTTTCAAGATTGCCAACTATGTGGGCTACCTCCACTGTGATTCTGCCGTGAAAGTTGCCTTCCCTGTTGTGcaagctgtatttttgtttgtccaG ACCTACTTCCTATGGACTCATGCAAAAGACTGTGTGCAGCTACACAAGAATTTTACTCG gTGTGGGCTCACTCTTACTCTTTCCACTAATTTGGTGGTGTGGATGGCAGCAGTCGCTGAGGAATCAGTTCACCAAACTGAAATCCCTGAGAATGTAAATTTCACACGCAGCTTGTATAGAG CTAGCTTTGGAGATGACAAGTGCAAATGCAGTCACTCAGCATGTGACACCTTCAAAGAGGCTTTCTTCTACCTGTACCCCTTCAACATTGAATACAGTCTCTTTGCCTCTGCTATGGCTTATGTCATGTGGAAAAATGTTGGTCGAGTAGTGGAGGACCACGGCCACCACAATATCAAGTTCCGTCCCAAGGATGTGTGTTTGGGACCTGTGGCAGGAATACTCTTGGTGGTGGCAGGTCTGGCAACCTTCATAGTGTATGAGATTGATGTACTCCAAGAGGACCAGAAGAAGATAAACAAGGCCCTGCTCATTCACTTTGTCATGAATGTAGTGATAGTGAGCATGatgtctgtctccactgtgGTCGGCTGTGTCGTCTACAGGCTTGACCAGAGGGAACATGTTTCTGAGAAGAACCCCACACGCAGCCTGGACGTGGGTCTGCTGGTGGGAGCCTCAGTGGGACAGTTCATCATCAGTTACTTCTCCATTGTGGCCACAGTGGCAACTGGAGCCAGGGGATATCTAAATGGCCTCAACCTGGCCTGGGGTGTCCTGACTGTGATCCAGCTTGGCCTGCAGAATTACTTCATCATTGAAGGCCTGCATCGGGAGCCGTTTCATGTGATGCAGGAAGCAGCACTGCACACTAATGCTCACACTTTCCAAAGTCATATAGAGTTGATATCAATGGGGAGCAATAAACCTGGGAACTTCATGGCCTCAACTCATGGACTCAGTTGGAAGAGAAGGCTGCTGAAGGAAGTTTGTGCATTTTTGCTGCTGGCTAACATCATT CTCTGGATAATGCCAGCATTTGGTGCTCGTCCCCAGTTTGACCACTCCATCGAGACACAGTTCTACAATTTCACCATGTGGGCTGCTATTGTGAATATTGGCCTGCCCTTTGGAATATTTTACCGCATGCATTCAGTTGCCAGTCTGTTTGAGGTTTACTTGATCTCTTAA
- the LOC115363384 gene encoding tripartite motif-containing protein 16-like has product METSGTNNAANMKEDLPPCEKQDSTRMDKEMDNPTDRVASENGNSQSPDILSPEDVLCDSCIEKPSKALKSCLTCLVSYCEAHLRPHLENSKFQNHRLVDPLHDIDCRTCEVHHLPLERFCLTDGCCVCRDCESQEHEGHTTASVGEARRQIETELQMKQVDITQSISAAEKAIGKLQTNNASIKSCVAEVCGVIVEQFARLQASVEEARRGAVEVMEGEQRQALRQADGIQAHLEQRRAALKKTLAQMDKLYRTKPDVDFLQEYSEWKKGVAHVHLPGVYSNLTDHLACFSQVVTDVTQELCDQILSTYREKMRTICKTSLTAMAQAQMTESQPDPETRDDFLKYTVSLTFDPETTHHFLRLTEDNRKLTNTSPWQHSYPDNPERFEYWRQAVSSQSLYLGRHYMEIELSGEGAHVGVTYKSIDRKGEESVDCITGNDFSWCLGRNRRGLSAWHAGVETPLEDTGIAKIGLYIDFFQGSIAFYNVTDTMTLLHKYKADFIEPLYAIAWLSKKDNIVSLVNVK; this is encoded by the exons ATGGAGACCTCTGGCACCAACAACGCAGCGAACATGAAAGAGGATCTGCCACCTTGCGAAAAACAGGACAGCACCCGCATGGACAAAGAAATGGATAATCCTACTGATCGAGTTGCATCTGAGAATGGTAACAGCCAGTCCCCTGACATACTCTCCCCGGAGGATGTGCTATGTGACTCCTGTATTGAGAAACCCAGCAAGGCCCTAAAATCCTGCTTGACCTGCCTGGTGTCTTACTGTGAGGCCCACCTCAGACCACATCTGGAGAACAGCAAATTTCAGAATCATCGGCTCGTGGATCCCCTTCATGACATCGATTGCCGGACATGTGAGGTCCATCATCTCCCCCTGGAACGCTTCTGTCTGACAGatggatgctgtgtgtgtcgGGACTGCGAGAGCCAGGAGCATGAGGGGCACACCACTGCATCTGTAGGGGAGGCGCGCAGACAGATTGAG ACTGAACTGCAGATGAAACAAGTAGATATTACTCAGAGCATCTCAGCAGCTGAGAAAGCAATTGGAAAGCTACAGACCAATAATGCCTCAATTAAG TCCTGTGTGGCAGAGGTTTGTGGCGTTATTGTGGAGCAGTTTGCAAGGCTGCAGGCAAGCGTGGAGGAGGCCAGGAGAGGGGCAGTGGAGGTAatggagggagagcagagacaggCCCTCAGACAGGCAGATGGTATACAGGCACATctggagcagaggagagcagcgCTGAAGAAAACCTTGGCTCAGATGGACAAACTGTACCGGACCAAGCCCGATGTTGACTTTCTGcag GAGTACTCAGAATGGAAGAAAGGAGTGGCACACGTACATCTGCCTGGTGTGTACAGCAACCTCACGGACCATCTAGCCTGTTTCAGTCAGGTGGTGACTGATGTTACGCAGGAGCTGTGTGACCAAATCCTCTCCACCTacagagaaaaaatgagaacCATCTGTAAAACTA GTCTTACAGCCATGGCCCAAGCCCAGATGACAGAATCTCAGCCTGACCCTGAAACCCGAGATGactttttgaaat ATACAGTgagtttgacctttgacccagaGACCACCCATCATTTTCTACGACTGACAGAGGACAACAGAAAGCTGACCAATACCAGCCCCTGGCAGCACAGCTACCCTGACAACCCAGAGCGCTTTGAGTACTGGCGCCAAGCAGTGAGCTCACAGAGCCTCTACTTGGGGAGGCACTACATGGAAATAGAGCTTAGTGGGGAGGGTGCACACGTGGGAGTCACATACAAGAGCATTGACCGTAAGGGAGAGGAAAGCGTTGACTGCATCACTGGGAATGACTTTTCTTGGTGTCTGGGACGGAACAGGCGAGGTCTCTCCGCTTGGCATGCTGGTGTAGAGACTCCCTTGGAAGACACTGGCATTGCAAAGATCGGGTTATACATTGACTTTTTTCAGGGTTCTATTGCCTTCTATAATGTGACCGACACTATGACCCTGCTTCACAAGTATAAGGCAGATTTTATAGAGCCCTTGTATGCTATTGCCTGGCTCTCTAAGAAGGACAATATAGTTTCTCTGGttaatgtaaaatga
- the hid1a gene encoding protein HID1, whose product MGSTDSKLNFRKAVIQLTTKTQPVEATDDAFWDQFWADTSTTIQDVFALVPAAEIRAVREESPSNLATLCYKAVEKLVQGAESGCPTEREKQVVLNCTHILTRILPYIFEDQDWRGFFWSTVPGAGRAGTDEMDDDDGARPLAESLLLAIADLLFCPDFTVHSHKRGPDSVEDMQSIDSCEYIWEAGVGFAQSPPLNYIHDLNRTELLRLLLTCFSEAMYLPPSSDNNVLNPWVTFFCSTENRHALPLFTSLLNVVCAYDPVGYGIPYNHLLFADYREQLVEQAVQILIVALEHEGGLAHRSASPSSMEEQEPTGPENLFVNYLSRIHREEDYDFVLKGLARLLTNPLTQTYLPNSTKKIQFHQELLVLFWKLCDFNKKFLFFVLKSSDVLDILVPILFYLNDARADQSRVGLMHIGVFILLLLSGERNFGVRLNKPYSIHVPMDIPVFTGTHADLLIVVFHKIITSGHQRLQPLFDCLLTIVVNVSPYLKSLSMVAANKLLHLLEAFSTNWFLFSAAQNHHLVFFLLEAFNNIIQYQFDGNCNLVYAIIRKRNVFHQLANLPSDPASIQKALQRKRKSPDVISRTSSQETVSMEGSHPAVPAEPGTLKASLVAMPGIDKLTEKSQVSEDGTMVSVPKTDAPHTPHSDQSAIAGTSDTESNSGRDNEDVFYTEAEMERRRLSSASSTSYWSPTPDWVLSWKCKLPLQTIMRLLQVLVPQVEKICIDKGLTDESEILKFLQHGTLVGLLPVPHPILIRKYQANAGTAMWFRTYMWGVVYLRNVDPPIWYDTDVRLFEIQRM is encoded by the exons ATGGGCAGCACCGACTCTAAGCTGAATTTCAGGAAAGCGGTGATACAGCTGACAACCAAAACACAG CCAGTGGAGGCCACAGACGATGCTTTCTGGGATCAGTTCTGGGCAGACACCAGCACCACCATCCAGGATGTTTTTGCACTGGTGCCAGCTGCAGAGATTAGAGCCGTTCGAGAAGAGTCCCCCTCAAATTTAGCCACCCTCTGCTATAAG GCGGTGGAGAAGCTGGTGCAGGGGGCAGAGTCCGGCTGTCCCACGGAGAGGGAGAAGCAGGTGGTGCTCAACTGCACCCACATTCTGACCCGCATCCTGCCCTACATCTTTGAGGACCAGGACTGGAGGGGATTCTTCTGGTCCACTGTGCCTGGTGCTGGACGGGCCGGG ACAGAtgagatggatgatgatgacggAGCTCGTCCGCTGGCTGAATCGCTGCTGCTGGCTATTGCTGACCTGCTCTTCTGCCCAGACTTCACCGTGCACAGCCACAAGAGAGGCCCT GACTCAGTGGAGGATATGCAGTCTATAGACAGCTGTGAGTACATCTGGGAGGCAGGAGTGGGCTTCGCACAGTCCCCCCCTCTAAACTACATCCATGACCTGAACAG GACAGAGTTGCTGAGATTGTTACTAACCTGCTTCTCTGAGGCTATGTACCTGCCCCCTTCATCAGACAACAATGTACTTAACCCTTGGGTGACTTTCTTCTGCTCCACAGAAAATAG GCATGCCCTGCCTCTGTTCACCTCTCTGCTCAATGTGGTGTGCGCCTATGATCCAGTGGGCTATGGCATCCCATATAACCACCTGCTGTTTGCTGACTACCGGGAGCAGCTGGTGGAGCAGGCAGTACAGATCCTTATTGTCGCACTGGAGCACGAGGGAGGGCTCGCCCATCGCTCTGCCTCTCcatccagcatggaggagcaggag CCAACAGGCCCTGAGAACCTGTTTGTGAATTATTTGTCGAGAATTCACAGAGAAGAG GACTACGACTTTGTATTGAAGGGCCTAGCTCGTCTGCTGACCAACCCCCTGACTCAGACCTACCTACCCAACTCCACCAAGAAGATCCAGTTCCACCAAGAGCTGCTAGTGCTCTTCTGGAAGCTCTGCGACTTCAATAAG aagttcctgttttttgtcCTGAAGAGTAGTGATGTGCTGGACATTCTGGTGCCTATACTCTTCTACCTGAATGATGCCAGGGCTGACCAGT CCCGTGTTGGACTCATGCACATCGGCGTGTTCATCTTACTCCTGCTGAGTGGAGAGAGAAACTTTGGCGTACGTTTGAACAAGCCCTACTCCATCCATGTACCTATGGACATCCCAGTGTTCACAGGGACCCATGCTGACCTTCTAATAGTG gTGTTCCACAAAATTATCACCAGTGGGCACCAGCGTCTGCAGCCTCTGTTTGACTGTCTACTCACCATTGTTGTGAATG TGTCTCCCTACCTGAAGAGCCTGTCCATGGTTGCAGCTAATAAACTGCTCCACCTACTGGAGGCTTTCTCCACCAACTGGTTCCTCTTCTCTGCAGCCCAGAACCACCACCTTGTATTCTTTCTGCTTGAGGCTTTTAACAATATTATCCAGTACCAGTTTGATG GAAATTGCAACCTGGTATACGCCATCATTCGTAAACGTAATGTGTTCCACCAGCTGGCCAACCTGCCTTCTGATCCGGCCTCCATCCAAAAGGCtttacagaggaagaggaagtcaCCAGACGTCATTTCCCGTACCAGCTCTCAGGAGACTGTCTCCATGGAGGGCTCCCACCCCGCTGTGCCTGCAGAGCCTGGTACACTGAAGGCCAGTCTGGTTGCAATGCCAG GTATTGATAAACTGACAGAGAAGTCCCAGGTATCAGAGGATGGGACTATGGTGTCAGTTCCAAAGACAGACGCCCCTCACACACCCCACTCAGACCAAAGTGCCATTGCTGGAACTAGTGACACAGAGTCAAATTCAGGCAGAGACAATGAa GATGTTTTCTACACTGAGGCTGAAATGGAGAGAAGGCGTTTGTCAAGTGCATCTTCAACATCCTACTGGTCCCCAACTCCAGATTGG GTTCTCTCCTGGAAATGTAAACTCCCCCTTCAGACTATCATGCGTCTGCTGCAAGTGCTAGTGCCCCAAGTGGAGAAGATCTGCATTGATAA GGGCTTGACAGATGAGTCGGAGATCCTGAAGTTTCTCCAGCATGGCACGCTAGTGGGCCTGCTGCCAGTTCCTCACCCCATCCTCATCAGAAAGTATCAGGCCAATGCAGGCACTGCCATGTGGTTCCGCACCTACATGTGGGGTGTGGTCTACTTACG caaCGTGGACCCTCCTATCTGGTATGATACTGATGTCCGCCTATTTGAGATCCAAAGGATGTAG
- the ush1ga gene encoding Usher syndrome type-1G protein homolog isoform X1 gives MNDRYHKAARDGYLDLLREATRKDLNAPDEDGMTPTLWAAYHGNLEALRLIVGRGGNPDKCDIWGNTPLHLAAANGHHNCLSFLVSFGANIWCLDNDYHTPLDMAATKTHMDCVRYLDSIAAKQTALNPKLVSKLKDRAFREAERRIKQCVKMQKKHHKRMERKFHREASEASVSDVMSFSSYTSSSVSRKLHNFNPATVSVPYSQATLHATNRGKTKIQKKLERRKQGDGTFKIYEDGRKSVRSLSGLQLGNDVMFVKQGTYVNPRDRGRRNIRDMFPGNNDDAISRAMSEPDLHGPDVDYSEISTDSGHDSLFNRPGLGTMVFRRNYVSGGMFGLGGRDDASVGDMNRSGNAVRLRSRLEHAPSLYEDSIGSAHSLQERNVEELPWDEVELGLDDDDEPETSPLEVFLATQSMTEFISIFKREKIDLDALLLCSDHDLKSIHIPLGPRKKILDACKRRLETIEDPDCIEDTEL, from the exons ATGAATGACAGGTACCACAAGGCGGCCCGGGATGGCTACCTGGACCTGCTGAGGGAGGCAACTCGGAAGGATCTCAACGCACCGGACGAAGATGGGATGACACCGACGTTATGGGCCGCTTACCACGGCAACCTGGAGGCTCTGCGGCTGATCGTCGGAAGGGG AGGAAACCCTGACAAGTGTGACATATGGGGGAACACACCACTTCATCTGGCAGCTGCCAATGGCCACCACAACTGCCTCTCCTTCCTGGTCTCTTTTGGTGCCAACATATGGTGCCTGGACAACGACTACCACACGCCATTGGACATGGCCGCCACAAAGACCCACATGGATTGTGTCCGGTACCTGGACTCCATTGCTGCCAAGCAGACAGCCCTGAACCCCAAACTGGTCAGCAAGCTGAAGGACCGGGCATTTCGTGAAGCTGAGCGGCGGATCAAACAGTGTGTGAAGATGCAGAAGAAGCACCACAAGCGCATGGAGCGAAAGTTTCACAGAGAGGCATCAGAGGCTTCTGTATCAGATGTCATGAGCTTTTCCAGTTACACCAGCAGCTCTGTGAGCCGCAAGCTCCACAACTTCAATCCAGCCACTGTCAGTGTGCCATATTCTCAG GCTACTCTTCATGCCACAAACCGGGGGAAGACAAAGATCCAGAAGAAGttagagaggaggaaacaagggGATGGGACCTTCAAAATCTATGAGGATGGAAGGAAGAGTGTGCGTTCCCTCTCTGGGCTTCAGCTGGGCAATGATGTCATGTTTGTCAAACAGGGAACCTATGTCAACCCAAGGGACCGTGGCCGTCGCAACATTCGTGACATGTTCCCTGGAAACAATGACGATGCCATCTCACGTGCCATGAGTGAGCCGGACTTACATGGGCCCGATGTGGACTATTCTGAGATCAGCACTGACTCAGGACACGACTCTCTGTTCAACCGGCCTGGTCTGGGCACCATGGTTTTTAGGAGAAACTATGTGAGTGGAGGGATGTTTGGCCTTGGTGGACGGGATGATGCCAGCGTGGGGGACATGAACCGGTCAGGCAACGCTGTACGTTTACGCAGCAGGCTGGAGCATGCTCCCAGTCTGTATGAAGACAGCATTGGCAGTGCACATAGCTTGCAGGAGAGGAATGTGGAGGAGTTGCCTTGGGATGAGGTGGAGCTTGggctggatgatgatgatgagcctgAGACAAGCCCCCTGGAGGTCTTCTTGGCCACCCAGAGCATGACTGAGTTCATCTCCATCTTCAAAAGAGAGAAGATCGACCTTGATGCACTATTGCTATGCTCTGACCATGACCTCAAGAGCATCCACATCCCCTTAGGACCAAGGAAGAAGATCTTAGATGCCTGCAAGAGACGCCTGGAGACCATTGAGGATCCAGACTGCATTGAAGACACAGAATTGTAa
- the amn gene encoding protein amnionless, with product MLKSPDVFLLFCLVGVTNAMYKQWIPDTNYENKTNWDKGVVPCGNDRVWFSAQVSVFVEKTHSVQELKLPIDGEFILNSGAGFYVGGEQEVGCGGGITNQFKDSESRWFNPALWQAGVTQDDLQKGQFVFSVHEESVPCQYDDVVFKANSSFRVDTTSSSPSIPVQTVSILGKTFSSGSEFSQYLSSPSGRLQFHGSPPVSVGNSGCGDPSGCDCGNSANHDQICDSVTCPSLTCEKPLRPVGHCCDVCGAIVTIHYANGFNLQVYRERLQLFLLQPPYKSVQLGMSKVFKSQRIMGVVPFGASAEIQVVVLDGERGPQSGLVAEALAHDILKDIHSQGSDYGIAGAEFQASSGSSSDEVPENITGMVVGGVFGVLLLVALIGIAVVLVQKRVVQMPQISLPSMPSMPFVISFKKNADVGDLGGPLDHGFDNPMFDHQTKLPAALGLYGTEINDTIYMTQSGVHFVNPVYDENETDFNA from the coding sequence ATGCTGAAATCGCCAGACGTGTtccttctcttctgtcttgttgGGGTGACAAATGCCATGTACAAGCAGTGGATTCCTGACACCAACTATGAGAATAAGACCAACTGGGACAAAGGAGTCGTTCCGTGTGGTAACGACAGGGTTTGGTTTTCAGCCcaagtgtcagtgtttgtggAGAAAACCCACTCGGTGCAGGAGTTGAAGTTGCCAATTGATGGGGAGTTCATCCTGAATTCAGGAGCTGGATTTTATGTCGGCGGTGAGCAAGAAGTGGGCTGCGGAGGAGGTATCACCAATCAGTTCAAAGATTCAGAATCTCGGTGGTTCAACCCAGCACTGTGGCAGGCGGGTGTGACTCAGGATGACCTGCAGAAGGGACAGTTTGTATTCTCAGTCCATGAGGAGAGTGTCCCCTGCCAGTATGACGATGTGGTGTTCAAAGCCAACTCCTCTTTCAGAGTGGACACCACATCCAGTAGCCCTAGCATTCCTGTGCAGACTGTGTCTATACTGGGGAAGACATTTAGCAGTGGATCTGAGTTCTCCCAGTACCTCAGCTCACCCTCAGGCCGACTGCAGTTTCATGGATCACCACCTGTCAGTGTTGGTAACTCAGGCTGTGGAGATCCGTCTGGCTGTGACTGTGGGAATTCTGCGAACCATGACCAGATCTGTGACAGTGTAACGTGTCCCTCTCTGACTTGTGAGAAGCCTCTCCGCCCTGTAGGACactgttgtgatgtgtgtggtgCCATTGTCACCATCCATTATGCCAATGGCTTCAACCTACAAGTGTACAGAGAACGACTCCAGCTGTTTCTTCTCCAGCCACCATACAAATCTGTTCAGCTGGGCATGTCCAAAGTCTTCAAGTCACAGCGGATAATGGGTGTAGTCCCTTTTGGTGCCTCAGCTGAGATCCAGGTAGTGGTTCTGGATGGGGAGAGAGGCCCACAGTCAGGCTTGGTTGCAGAGGCTCTGGCCCATGACATACTGAAGGATATCCACTCTCAAGGCTCTGACTATGGAATTGCTGGGGCTGAATTCCAGGCCTCCTCTGGGAGCAGCAGCGATGAAGTGCCAGAGAATATCACTGGGATGGTGGTTGGAGGTGTATTTGGAGTGCTACTTCTAGTGGCTCTCATTGGCATTGCGGTTGTTCTTGTCCAAAAACGTGTTGTCCAAATGCCCCAAATCTCCCTGCCATCAATGCCTTCGATGCCATTTGTGATCAGCTTTAAGAAGAACGCTGATGTCGGAGACCTTGGTGGGCCTCTTGATCATGGCTTTGATAATCCTATGTTTGACCACCAAACAAAGCTGCCTGCTGCACTTGGCCTGTATGGGACTGAAATTAATGATACAATCTACATGACTCAGTCAGGAGTGCACTTTGTAAATCCAGTTTATGATGAGAATGAAACTGATTTTAATGCCTGA